In Conger conger chromosome 9, fConCon1.1, whole genome shotgun sequence, the genomic stretch CGGCTCGTTGACAAGGCGACCTCAGATCAGTTTTTCACTGAACTACTTCCTCAAAGAAATGGGGGTGGTCTTTTCCGTTTATTCTAAGATGTTGGAGATGTCTTTCTTAACTACAATCAgagtgaatatatattttattcttaATACAAGACAGGCTTGCTGAATTAGTGCTGATAGTGTGAAAGAACCAGACAACTAAAACAACATACCTGTCGGTAATGGTTACTGGCACTTCCAGTTGAGTAGAATTGACTGACATGTTGATGGTCAGACGCTGAGAAAAGGCTGAAAGGTGACAGGATTGCTGGGATTTcttgtactgtatgcatttgaAGACATGGTGGGGAGAAAAAAGACCAGAGAATTTGCATTTATTAGGAGTgaaagatgtgtgtgtatgtgtgcgtgtgtgaatttttgtttgtgtgcatgtctttgagtgtatgagtgtgtatgagtgtgagtgggtgtgtgccttgtgtgggtgtgtatggacTGGCTGTGCAATCTTTCTCCATTTACTGTGATTTCAGTTCATATGTAAATATCTTTTCAataaaatgtcttctttttATTAAAACAGAGGAATTGTACTTTGTTAATCTATAGCTGCTTGTGcagtgttttttccccattttgattCCTGCCAATATCACATTGAAGACTATCATAGGGATGTTCAGTTTCTATTTTTTATGTTGATGATGGCAGAAATATCATCAGCTGGATTTAAAGTTAAAACCGCAAATACCAGCTATAAGTGGTTTGCAAACACTACATCAATCTCTATGATTAATGTATTGCACACACCTGTTATGCTCATATTGGTTCTTTATATTATACCCAACAGTCTGAAGTTTCAAACTATCTGCCTTGCCTCCCTAGCCTTGTAGACCTTACAGGAGTCTGGTTTCTTCAAGGCATTGGAGGTGATTACTGTTGGCATTATATTCACACcagccagcaggtggcagcagtATGCAGCTCTGGGCATGGAAATGTCACTGAGAGTTGCAAGCACAATGTGAAAGGGTTAGTGTAGATTTGAGTGCGAAATGGAGCACTGTTGAGCTTCCTGTCATTGTAAGGTGTGGGGGCTCATTTCTGCGTCTTGAAAAACCTGTCTGATGTCAGTGATCATCTGTGTGGCATTGCTCTTgcattattgtttattgtttcaaTGAAGAACACAAACACTATCCACCTAGAGTGCACCAGCTCACCTTCAGCTCAACTAAACATGCTGGTATGGAGGGATATATTAGcaatttattgtgtttatttactgtatgtgtatgtttatttacaaaatgtttGTGCAATCCTCAAATCTTGATTACATGGAGAACCTATAAATGCAAAAAGAGGTCAGGTCATCTGTCTCAAAATATAACTAGCTACTTAAGTCCATGAGTCCATGTCTGAAGTGAAAGGTACAGGAAACATCAGCTAATCATTGTGGTTACAAAAatgataatacaaaaataataataataataataataataataataataataataataataatacaatctATCTATTCAGAAATGTGGCTCTTTGGtggacttttatttatttaacgtAAGCTACCGAGGAAATGTAGCGATAGACGCAGTGTAGCtaaggaactgggcttgtaacaaAAAGGttcaggtttgattcccaggtcaGACACTGCTGTGGTACACTTTTTTACCTGAAATGCTTCGATGTATATCCTGTATATAATGAAAAAAGCAGCAAAGGGTCTAGTACATGCCTGATGTAATATCGAAATATTTGCAATGTGATGTAACAACGTATGAAAAGTCACATCTAAATCGTATTTTTATAAAAGTCAAACATAAATGATGTATGACAGTTTATGTACATTTACACTGGCCCTCCGCTCCTGACGATGGCGCTGTACATTATGTTACGCTAACTGTAGTTTATCGATACGACTGTAGCTTTAATTCTGGCGTCAGGAACTGACGGCAAATTTCTGCCCGGCGTGGCAGCATGCGGGAGGATCTGGGGCCACAGACTCTCCGATCCCAGCCGCGGATGAAGCGCATATCCCCGGTGGACAGACCAGCTGGAGTCAGTGCtttacttgcatgtctttgtagCTTGCCAGGCAGGATATAACAGCAGCACATCCGGCTGCCCGGCGGCTTCCATTTGctttatattgtttttaataCAGGTGGCAGTTGGTCATAAGCTTATATTTAAAATCAAAGTATAAGCAGGTCACGATGACAGAGGAATTGGAGCGCATTCTCACCCAGCTAACCCAGCCAGACAACGCCGTCATTCAACAGGTAATCAGCCAGTTATATACATGCTTAGCGGTGTCCTTCGTAGTTTAATAAACTCTAACCTCACGGTTACTGGGGGTTTAGTGAACAACTGTTTCAGATTACGTAGGCTACGATCTGTCAGTTCGGCACTGAAGTTGAATTAGGTAAAGTTGCTAAATTACTGAGTCCGGTTTAGAAAATTAAACTAGCTCCAGCAATTTCTAACTGAGCGGCCTGTATCGATATAACGTCAGTGACATTGTCCATTCTTTGTTTCATTTGATGAGTGTCGTTTTCTTCTGCAAGCCGCCCGTAGACCGGCTTCATTGTCTTTCTGGATTCACGTGGGGCAGAGGAACACCCAGCCCCACCTCACGCGTTTACATCGGTTTGCATTCCGTTACAGGCCACGGCTCAGCTGAAGCTGGCTTTCAAAGACCCGGCGGTGATTCCTGCTCTGTGCGCGGTCATGACAGGCTCCCAGAACCCTCAGGTGAAGACGTGTCTCCCGTATTGTTATAATACACCGTGAGGTGTAAGTCTAGCTGCCCGATCTATTGTAGTCACTCCCTTCTTTtaacatctctctccctccctctgcttcAGATCCGCCAGTCAGCGGCTGTGATGCTGAGGATGAGGGTAGTGAAGTGCTGGAAGAAGATCAGCctggaacacagagagaggcgaGGCCTGCATTGTGTTCATCTTGCAGTTATCAATTATTTACTCATGGATACTAATACTTGCTGTCTGCAAGTGCAGCATTCAGTGGACTTGTATTAACTTCCTTCTCATTCTTTAGTTTGAAAGCTGTGGTCCTACAAGCCTTCCTGCAGGAGACCGAGTGAGTGTCTTTAGCTGCAGCTGTAGTAAAGATGTCGTACCTTATATTTTCTGTATATCCAATGATAAACATTTGCACACACTACTGTTGGACTGTAGGGGACATGATTTACTCTTGTGTTTGAACCTTCTTTATTGCTGGGTACATGGATACTTTCGGGTGAATTGATGGTAatcagggcgacatggctcaggcagtaagagctgtcgtctggcagtcggagggttgccggttcgatcccccgcccgggctgtgtcgaagtgtccctgagcaagacacctaacccccaaatgctcctgacgagccggtcggagcatggcagccaatcgccgtcggtgtgtgagtgtgtgtatgaatgggtgaatgagaagcaccatttgtacagcgctttggataaaggtgctatataaatgccaaccatttaccatttaatcacaGGAGTTTGTCCTACttattgatattatttattAAGCCTTTATTATGTCTCTAATGATCTCAAGTCcttgtgaaaaaaacattccagtgcTCTTCCCTGCATCCCTATTGAGCTGAAATGTAAGGTTTGTGGCAGAAACGAGAGTAACCTTTCCTTTGGGCTATTGCCTGTGGTGTTCTGCCCGCTCGTCTGTTCCCAGGCACACAGTGCGATACTCGCTTTCCCAGCTCAGCGCAGTGCTAGTAAAGCATGAGACTCCAGACCGCTGGCCtgccctgctgactctactcaACCAATCCACCAAGAGCGACAATCCACATGACCGACAGGTACGCCCACAATATGCAAAGGTAGCGATACAGTAGGgctgcccagccctgctcctggaggacTTTTTCACTCCACGcctcattcaatagctagaGATCTCGTCATCAGGTGTGCCaagttagggttgaaatgaaaacctacaggatggtagatgtCCAGTaatagggttgggcagccctgctataAAACAAGGCTTAACTGGATTGACTGCTTTGAAAAGACATGGGGATATGGGAAATTTGATGCGATTGCTGCTATGGTAACTATTATGGGTGGCTGTATCTGCGACTCTGAGATAAATTGgggaattaaattaattttctcTCTCTTATTTCTCTCTCATTCATTCTTTCAGGTTGGTTTACTACTCCTCAGCAAGGTGGTTGATGCCAACCCAGAGTCCTTCAAGCCCTACTACCGTCAGCTGCTGGAGCTCTTCAGCACTGTTCTACAGGACCTGGGCAACCCCACTGCCCTGTACTACAGCATCCGCACCCTCACCTCCATCACTGCCTACACTGGCTCGGAGGAGATGGTGAGCTTCCCCATGCTGGCTCTGTAACGTGTCTGCTGTTCAGTAGGTGCCAGGTGCAGGGTTGTGTTGAAGTGAGTGCAGTCAGAGTTCAAGCCTTCAGAACCTTTCCTTCTATAAGACAGTGGTAAGATGAGGGattgtttttgtgtgcgtgtgtgtatgtacactacAGGAATATTgattttgtgtgtctgtttgtagaATTTGATGCGCTCCCTCATCCCAAAGCTAATTGTCGCCATCAAGCACCTCATTAAGGCCGATCAGGTGAGTGCAACTCATGTGGTGTCAGGGTTGGTTTCATCGTGGCTGGTTTTGCACTGTGCCTTTCGAATGTGCCAGTAAATGTTAAATATGCTGCTAAATGCTGAATGTGCCACTAGATGCGGCGCTAAATGCTGGACTAAGAATCCtcattgtgtgcatgtgatgtacAGGACCAGGCCAGCGAGGCGATGGAGGTGTTTGATGAGCTGATGGAAAGCGAAGTGTCCATCATTGTCCCCCACATCCCTGAAATCGTCCATTTCTGTCTGGAGGTTGGTCAGAAGCCTTTTTTTATCGTATCAGCTTCATTTCATATACATAGCTGCTACCAGCACAAATTAAGTATGCTGCTAATTTTTCATATGAAGTAGTGGTGTGTTGATCCATGTGTGaagtgcttttgtgtttgtgtttattgtgttagATCAGTGCAGACACCTCTCTCAGTGACTCTCTGCGAGTGAAGGCACTCTCCTGCATTGCTGTCCTCATCAGACTAAAGAGCAAGGTAATTAGACTTCCTCTAACTCAAGCAGAATTTCGTCGCACTTTCACTTCTTTCTATTGCTTTCTGTCCTTAGAcctgatgtgtgttgtgttaatgaaataaatggTTATATCTCACAGGTGGTTTTGAAGCAGAAGCTTTTAAGCCCTATCCTGCAGACTGTGTTTCCTGTGCTGAGtgcagcgccccctcctggccaGGAAGACCCAGAGGACCAGGAGCCAGACGATGAAGATGAAAGTGACAGTGAGAGCCCAAAACATTTTGCTGCTCaggtaaaaaaaaccaaaaaaaacctgttAGCTCTTGCCAGGAGCTCTCTCCCCACTGGttgtgctctctcctctccctgctgtGCGCTCTGCCTGTGCCCATTTAACAGTCTGGATGCAGTGTACTTCCTTTTCAGAACATATGACTGTTTCACATTTCACTATCTATGATTTGACCAGTATTCACACTTCCCTCCTGTGTTAAGTTTGCAGGTTTTGCTGTAGATTGGTTGATCAGTGTcacctgacctgtgtgtgtaagagtgtgttatTCTGTCTGCAGGTGATCGACACCTTGGCTCTGCATATGCCTCCTGAGAAGCTCTTCCAGCAGCTGGTCAGTGAACCTTTTACTTTTCTGCAAACTCACTGTGCTGAAAATGTATAACTCAGCACCTTATTGGCCAAGAATAGCTTAGTTAGCATTAAAGCTAGCCAGTGCATTGCGCCTAAAATGCAATTCTACTTCCGGTATATTATAAATCGTTTTAATGAATGGTCAAGCATTTCAGTaaacagactctctctctctctctctctctctctctctctctctctctctctctctctctctctctctctctctctctctctctctctctctctctctctctctctctctctctctctctctctctctctctctctctctctctctctctctctcattcttagATGCCACTGACACATGCGTGTCTGGCCAGTGAGAACCCTTACGAGAGGAAGGGGGGGCTAATGTGTTTAGCTGTGCTCGCTGAAGGCTGTGCAGACCACATCCGCACAAAGTGAGTCCCTGCTGTGTAATTGGGCACAGTTTAGCGCAGCTGCTGGACTGTTCACcctggagtttgtgtgtgtgtatgtggtctgtgtatgtctgtgtgtttgtgtgtatgtgtgtatgtgtatgtgtgagatggtaaccccagtgtgtctgtgcaggtcgCTGTCCTCCATGCTGCAGACGGTATGTCGCAGTCTGTCAGACAGTAATCAGGTGGTGCGCAGCGCTGGTCTCTTTGCCCTGGGGCAGTTCTCCGAGCACCTGCAGGTATGTCTTTGTAGCAGTCTCCATGGTGATGAAAATACGCATCTCTAGTTGATCAAATTTCTGCCTTGTTGCCTCTAGGCAAGACAAACACTTTCATCTTGAGCTTTGGTTCATCTTGactgtcattgtcattgtcatcaATTTTTTAGACCTGTTTATGTCAGTATAGGCTTGTGTCTGGAGAGTCCCTATGTATCTCTGAACTCTGCCAATGTCTCTGCCCTGCAGCCAGAGGTCAGTAAGTTCAGCAGTGAACTCATGCCCTTGTTGCTTGGATACCTGTCTGGGCTGAACCAGAACAAGACTGGACACGTCACAAAGGCCTTCTATGCACTGGAGAACTTCCTGGAGAACCTGGGTTAGTATTTTATATGTGACCtactctatcaaaatcagttgtATTAACCCCAAGATGTATTTTGAGCGATGAACCAATCGAAAGAGGttctccagatatcaagggactTAAAATGTTCCGTTtaattttgagtgccaccaaaccatgtttttcagAAATAGCTTAAATGTTTTGAGTTACGTGAGGGTGGAGACTACCGACACTCGGCTAACAGAAATCTGGGGCTATCATCTtctgtataaaccctttaaaactatatttttactcttgatattaagacatacagaccatgaaaggaaatacattaacatgtagttacaaacaagctggctagcctccaaacaatgcacaactccggtgttactttcactttgacatcttgtgtttaaaagcttaacaaatgtatttgtactctgaatttggcaataagacatgcagattattaAAGCCAAGACCTTGTTATACAAAATGAATATGGAAACGTAAAACaggcaattttctttttttacttaaacattgattttatgtgaaattggccatcgcgacttacagctgattatgatagaacggTTGGCATATGTTCTAAGTTTTTCTCTTGGCTGGCTATCAGTAGCTATGTAAGAATGTTGCAGGTGATACTGTAAATTTTTGACCCATCCTATTCACGACACTgtaccttttctctctctctcagatgaaGAGATCGAGCCGTACCTCCCCACCCTAATGGAGAGCATGCTGGCTGCTCTCGCAACCTCAGACAACCTGAAGATCAAGGAACTGGCGGTCAGCGCCATCGGAGCCATCGGTAGGGCTGCTAACATTTTACATTCGctatattcacaaaaaaaaaactgatcagTCGGGATGAAATCTCACAACATAAAGTTAGATGCTGTCGTAGGTGCAAGAGGCAATCTGAGAATGGTATATTAGGAATTCCTGAATATTAATCTTCACCATTTTGTCAGAATTGTGTCCATCTGTGTGCATTTGGCTGTGTTATAGACTGACTGTGTCCCGGCCTTAACTCCGCCCCCTTGTGCATTTCTCAGCCAATGCAGCGAAAGAGCTGCTGGTGCCGTACTTCCCCCCTGTGATTGAGAGCCTGAAGGGCTTCCTGACGGACATTCGTGATGAAGTGCGATCGCTCCAGACGCAGGCTTTAGGTAAGAACAGCACCACGCTCTCCGTTTGTAACCGGAGTGGACCCAGTCCGTCCTCTGAATGAGTGACCCCTCTTCctgctgtccctctctctttctttctcccaacctccctctgttctccctctcccccactctgtAGACACGCTGTCGGTGCTGGCTCGTACTGTGGGGAAGGAAGCGTTTGCCCCTCTTGCAGCAGAATGTGTGCAGCTTGGCCTTAACCTCACTGATGCTGTGGATGACCCGGACCTTCGCCGATGCACGTGAGTGTGCACCTGTCTGCTTCTgtctgcttctgtgtgtgtgtgcgcgcgcgtgtgtgcgtgtgtgtgcgcgcgtgtgtgcgcgagggtgcgtgtgtgtgagggagtttTTGTCTGAGTTTTGGCTCTCTGCTTCCTCAGGTACAGTCTGTTTTCTGCAGTGTCCACAGTCAGTCCAGAGTGTCTGACTCCCCACCTCTCtgccatcaccaccatcatgcTGCTGTCTCTCAGGTCCACGGAGGGGGTCACGGTCAGTGT encodes the following:
- the ipo4 gene encoding importin-4, with the protein product MTEELERILTQLTQPDNAVIQQATAQLKLAFKDPAVIPALCAVMTGSQNPQIRQSAAVMLRMRVVKCWKKISLEHRESLKAVVLQAFLQETEHTVRYSLSQLSAVLVKHETPDRWPALLTLLNQSTKSDNPHDRQVGLLLLSKVVDANPESFKPYYRQLLELFSTVLQDLGNPTALYYSIRTLTSITAYTGSEEMNLMRSLIPKLIVAIKHLIKADQDQASEAMEVFDELMESEVSIIVPHIPEIVHFCLEISADTSLSDSLRVKALSCIAVLIRLKSKVVLKQKLLSPILQTVFPVLSAAPPPGQEDPEDQEPDDEDESDSESPKHFAAQVIDTLALHMPPEKLFQQLMPLTHACLASENPYERKGGLMCLAVLAEGCADHIRTKSLSSMLQTVCRSLSDSNQVVRSAGLFALGQFSEHLQPEVSKFSSELMPLLLGYLSGLNQNKTGHVTKAFYALENFLENLDEEIEPYLPTLMESMLAALATSDNLKIKELAVSAIGAIANAAKELLVPYFPPVIESLKGFLTDIRDEVRSLQTQALDTLSVLARTVGKEAFAPLAAECVQLGLNLTDAVDDPDLRRCTYSLFSAVSTVSPECLTPHLSAITTIMLLSLRSTEGVTTHLEEDKQFVLLDDDDDEDDDAVDTALDEDGEKETDARDIAGFSVENAYIDEKEDACDALGELAFNTGVAFLPFLETSFQQVFELRDFPHEDVRRASFAAMGQFCRAQHKVWQESPTEDNYQALQKLLSVVLPSFLEAVRKERERHVVMAVLESMNALIKSCQGEALQAPGRLAEISHAIRDVLKKKTACQDGGVDEGDDDEQQAEYDAMLQEFAGEGIPVLASAVPADTFYPFLNELLPLIMSKAKSSCTVADRSFSLGTLAEILQSLGGVSGGKSVAGRLSNRLLPVLVAGVRDSDPEVRNNSVFGLGSLAQAAGPIITPDYPMMLSLFSSLISKESDRRVIDNVCAALCRMIMSNTECVPLEQVFPALLSHLPLQEDMEENKTVFDCLAFLYSNKPAMVVSNMKPIVSVCSHLLGAKDVDTDTQNTMLLLLRDIAQHHSQEFQGAVMSLPTEKGAVLTAAVTQS